A stretch of Candidatus Vicinibacter affinis DNA encodes these proteins:
- a CDS encoding MATE family efflux transporter: MKKQFIPFREYKEIFSLAIPIIIGNLSQMMLNIIDAMMVGRLGYKELAASSLVNNILSIPFVACIGLTTVIAPMVAECRGKNKIRETGMLLFNTKLVVAVVTFLIILLLLIFRNVVYHLNQDPEVVTLGIPFFKWMCWSIFPMIIFLSVKQFYDGLERTRLPMILSFLSIGINALLNYILVFGNFGFPRLELEGSGMATFITRVIIMLVLIIHLFFSGSFAGYGLHFRKINFYLIQKFLKLSIPSAWQYASEVGAFAVLAIIVGWFGAIQLAAHHVAISIAAFAFMFSMGLSTSASIKVGEALGKADLSLARHYGRMIVNIAIVYGILVAMIFIFFRGLIPLAFNENEKVVFLASQLLLLAAAFQVSDALQAVGIGLLRGLQDVRVPTVLTTISYWFIGIPSGYILATYFELKAFGVWIGFVICLSFMAYFLIRRFYRITRLKDS, encoded by the coding sequence ATGAAAAAACAGTTTATCCCTTTCAGGGAATACAAAGAGATATTTTCACTGGCCATACCCATCATCATTGGGAACCTTTCTCAAATGATGCTGAACATCATTGATGCTATGATGGTGGGAAGACTGGGGTATAAGGAACTCGCCGCCTCTTCTCTTGTGAACAACATACTTAGCATACCTTTTGTGGCTTGCATAGGACTTACCACCGTAATTGCTCCAATGGTAGCCGAGTGCCGCGGAAAAAATAAAATCAGAGAAACCGGTATGCTCTTGTTTAATACCAAGCTTGTGGTGGCAGTGGTTACTTTTCTGATCATATTATTGTTGCTCATTTTTAGAAATGTAGTCTATCATCTGAATCAAGATCCTGAAGTAGTGACTTTAGGGATCCCATTTTTTAAATGGATGTGTTGGTCTATTTTTCCCATGATCATTTTTCTAAGTGTAAAACAGTTTTATGATGGATTGGAGCGAACCAGGTTGCCAATGATTTTATCATTTTTATCCATAGGTATTAATGCATTACTGAATTATATCCTTGTATTTGGAAATTTTGGTTTTCCAAGATTGGAGTTGGAGGGTAGTGGTATGGCTACCTTCATTACCAGAGTAATTATCATGTTGGTTTTGATCATTCATTTATTTTTTTCAGGAAGTTTTGCAGGTTATGGTTTGCATTTCAGAAAAATAAATTTTTATTTAATTCAAAAATTTCTCAAATTATCCATCCCTTCCGCCTGGCAGTATGCTTCTGAGGTTGGCGCTTTTGCCGTACTGGCAATTATTGTGGGCTGGTTTGGAGCAATCCAACTTGCAGCACATCATGTTGCAATTTCAATAGCTGCATTTGCATTTATGTTTTCTATGGGATTGTCTACGTCGGCAAGTATTAAAGTAGGCGAAGCATTGGGCAAGGCAGATTTATCACTTGCGCGTCATTATGGCAGGATGATAGTCAATATTGCAATAGTTTATGGGATACTCGTTGCTATGATTTTTATTTTTTTCAGAGGGTTAATTCCATTGGCTTTCAACGAAAATGAAAAGGTTGTTTTTCTTGCCAGTCAATTACTGTTGCTTGCTGCGGCATTCCAAGTATCAGATGCCTTGCAGGCAGTAGGGATAGGGCTCTTAAGAGGATTGCAAGATGTGCGCGTACCGACAGTTTTGACTACAATTTCTTATTGGTTTATAGGGATTCCATCGGGTTATATTTTAGCAACCTATTTTGAATTAAAGGCATTTGGGGTGTGGATTGGATTTGTCATTTGTCTGAGTTTTATGGCTTACTTTCTGATCAGAAGATTTTACCGGATTACGAGATTAAAAGATTCGTGA
- a CDS encoding tRNA-(ms[2]io[6]A)-hydroxylase, which yields MHGVREITKLGLHLPTDPRWVNLASMKLEDILSDHAFCEQKAASACISLIQLYPEYDELVTNVAPVVTEEWGHFRQVVAELKKRGLKLGFQRKDEYVSDLLKFHKKGGSKKDRLLDLLLTCALIEARSCERFRLLSLELEEEELRNFYHQFMVSEAGHYRMFLDLANHYFDHDIVRNRWKEYLDYEADIIEKLGPRGDRMH from the coding sequence ATGCATGGAGTAAGAGAAATTACAAAACTTGGTCTGCATCTACCTACCGATCCGCGATGGGTAAATCTTGCAAGCATGAAACTTGAAGACATACTCTCCGATCACGCATTCTGCGAACAAAAAGCTGCCAGCGCCTGCATCAGTTTGATACAATTATATCCGGAATATGACGAACTGGTCACCAATGTTGCCCCCGTTGTTACCGAAGAATGGGGACATTTCAGACAAGTAGTCGCAGAGTTAAAAAAACGTGGCCTTAAGTTAGGCTTCCAGCGAAAAGACGAATATGTTTCTGATCTTTTAAAATTTCACAAAAAAGGAGGCAGCAAAAAAGACAGGCTTTTAGATTTGCTGCTTACCTGTGCTTTGATTGAGGCCAGAAGTTGTGAGCGATTTCGATTACTGTCACTTGAATTAGAGGAAGAAGAACTCAGAAATTTTTATCACCAATTTATGGTCTCTGAGGCTGGGCATTACAGAATGTTTTTGGATCTGGCTAATCATTATTTTGATCATGACATCGTCCGCAACAGATGGAAAGAATACCTGGATTATGAAGCGGATATCATTGAAAAACTTGGACCGAGAGGAGACAGGATGCACTGA
- a CDS encoding S9 family peptidase, translating into MKHILYSSLIASVMTFLSCKTNDPGAGSNDFPDIPLAYDSVAQDSVKDDYFGNEVPDPYRWLEDDNSSETKDWVSAQNKLTFDYLGHIPFRQALKTRITDLMNYEKQGAPFKEANSYFFFRNDGLQNQDVLFRKSAPNEAAKLVLDPNIFSKEGTSSVSGVTISKDGRFLAFQLSDAGSDWNKILVKDLGTGNFLSDTLEWIKFSNISWHKDGFYYSRYPEPKGQSALSGKNENHAVYYHKIGTSQKEDQLIYEDKEHPLRNIGASITQDEQYLILSISESTSGNALAIKDLTMDQKDWTWLVSDFVSDYSVIGNEGNKIFIHTNADAANWKVVSIDMLKYSPKNWQEVLLEGGDVLQLVYLLNHKLVTVYMHNASSEIKIFDLQGNLQKNIQLPELGTVEMFSGKQDDSEAFYSFVSYIRPTSIFRLDLNSFEVEKYFEPKLNFDPDLYTTEQVWYNSKDGTKIPMFLTHRKGLQKDGQAPTLLYGYGGFDISYLPTFAERRIPILECGGIFAVANIRGGGEFGKKWHEAGTKERKQNVFVDFIAAADYLVSEKYTSREKLAIEGRSNGGLLVGACITQRPDLCKVAFPIVGVLDMLRYHKFTIGWAWATDYGTSETEEGFNYLKKYSPVHNCRPAEYPSTMITTADHDDRVVPAHSFKFASALQTAQQGKNPVLIRVDVAAGHGAGKPTGKKIDEIADMLSFMFYNMKVNPVVHLPKN; encoded by the coding sequence ATGAAACACATCTTATATTCAAGCCTTATTGCCTCTGTTATGACATTTTTATCCTGCAAGACTAATGACCCCGGTGCCGGATCCAATGATTTTCCAGACATACCTTTGGCTTATGACTCCGTTGCACAAGACAGCGTAAAAGATGATTATTTTGGAAATGAAGTGCCGGATCCTTACCGCTGGCTGGAAGATGATAATTCTTCAGAAACCAAAGATTGGGTGTCGGCTCAAAATAAACTGACGTTTGATTACCTTGGGCATATTCCTTTCAGGCAGGCTCTAAAGACCAGAATTACAGACCTGATGAATTATGAAAAGCAGGGAGCCCCATTTAAAGAAGCCAATTCTTATTTTTTCTTTAGAAACGATGGTCTGCAAAATCAGGATGTCCTTTTTAGGAAGTCTGCTCCCAATGAAGCCGCAAAACTGGTTTTGGACCCAAATATTTTTAGCAAAGAAGGTACAAGTTCCGTCAGCGGAGTCACCATCTCAAAAGATGGTCGTTTTCTGGCCTTTCAACTATCGGATGCAGGCTCAGATTGGAATAAAATTCTCGTGAAGGATTTGGGTACCGGAAATTTTCTTTCAGATACACTGGAGTGGATAAAATTTTCCAATATAAGTTGGCATAAAGACGGTTTTTATTACAGCCGCTATCCGGAGCCGAAAGGACAATCTGCCTTATCCGGTAAAAATGAAAATCATGCCGTGTATTACCATAAAATTGGCACTTCACAAAAGGAAGATCAACTCATTTATGAGGATAAGGAACATCCTTTACGGAATATTGGCGCATCCATTACCCAGGATGAACAGTATTTAATTTTATCCATTTCTGAGTCTACCAGTGGAAACGCACTTGCTATAAAAGATTTGACCATGGATCAGAAAGACTGGACCTGGCTGGTGAGTGATTTTGTGAGCGACTACAGTGTAATTGGGAATGAAGGAAATAAAATATTTATTCATACGAATGCAGATGCGGCGAATTGGAAAGTTGTTTCCATTGATATGCTGAAATATTCACCTAAAAATTGGCAGGAAGTTTTATTGGAAGGGGGAGATGTGTTGCAACTTGTATATTTATTAAATCACAAGTTGGTTACCGTCTATATGCACAATGCTTCCAGCGAAATCAAGATTTTTGATCTTCAGGGTAATTTGCAAAAAAACATACAACTGCCTGAATTGGGAACTGTAGAAATGTTTAGCGGAAAGCAGGATGATTCAGAAGCATTTTATTCGTTTGTTTCTTACATCAGACCCACGAGTATTTTTCGCCTTGATTTGAATTCCTTCGAAGTTGAAAAATACTTTGAACCGAAACTTAATTTTGATCCTGATCTATACACGACAGAACAAGTGTGGTACAACAGCAAAGACGGAACGAAAATACCCATGTTTTTGACTCATCGAAAAGGACTGCAAAAAGATGGACAAGCTCCAACCCTGTTGTATGGTTACGGAGGATTTGACATCTCTTATCTTCCTACTTTTGCGGAGCGCAGAATTCCGATTCTGGAGTGTGGTGGAATTTTTGCAGTTGCCAACATACGAGGAGGAGGTGAATTTGGTAAAAAATGGCATGAAGCAGGGACCAAGGAGCGAAAGCAAAATGTATTTGTTGATTTTATAGCAGCTGCTGATTATCTGGTTTCAGAAAAATACACTTCCAGAGAAAAATTAGCCATCGAGGGCCGTTCCAATGGGGGGCTACTTGTAGGCGCCTGTATAACCCAAAGACCTGATTTATGTAAAGTGGCCTTTCCCATTGTAGGCGTCCTTGATATGCTTCGTTACCATAAGTTTACCATAGGTTGGGCATGGGCAACAGATTATGGGACCAGCGAAACAGAAGAGGGGTTTAATTATTTAAAAAAATACTCTCCTGTGCACAATTGCAGACCTGCGGAATACCCATCTACCATGATTACGACTGCAGATCATGATGACCGTGTAGTTCCTGCACATTCTTTTAAGTTTGCCTCCGCTTTACAGACAGCGCAACAAGGTAAAAACCCGGTACTCATTCGGGTAGATGTCGCTGCGGGCCATGGAGCCGGCAAACCGACCGGAAAAAAAATCGATGAGATCGCAGATATGCTCAGCTTTATGTTTTACAACATGAAAGTAAATCCGGTCGTACATTTACCCAAGAACTAA
- a CDS encoding dipeptidase: protein MHINYIEQNKQRFLDELLELLKIPSVSADSNHNADTARCAEAVKLSLLAAGCDKAEICPTGGHPIVFGEKIIDPKLPTVLTYGHYDVQPPDPLELWTSGPFEPVVKGGKIYARGACDDKGQVFMHVKALEAMVKTNTLPCNVKFIIEGEEEVGSSNLGAFLEANKEKLKADIVLVSDTSMISMENPSIETGLRGLAYMEVEVVGPNRDLHSGVYGGAVANPITILAKMIASMHDENNHITIPGFYDQVMEMTPAEREELNKAPFSLEDYKSDLKVAEVWGEKGYTTLERTGIRPTLELNGIWGGYIGEGAKTVLPSKANAKISMRLVPNQKSHDIAQLFTKYFESVAPPFVKVKVTEHHGGEPVVTPTDSEAYRAAALAIEQSFGKKPIPTRGGGSIPIIALFEKVLGLKTVLMGFGLDSDNIHSPNEHYGLANFYKGIETIPMFFKNYAAFKQS from the coding sequence ATGCATATTAATTATATCGAACAAAACAAACAAAGGTTTTTGGATGAGTTACTTGAATTGTTGAAGATTCCTTCTGTCAGTGCAGATTCAAACCATAATGCAGATACTGCCCGTTGTGCGGAGGCTGTGAAGCTGTCTTTATTAGCAGCAGGATGTGATAAAGCAGAAATCTGTCCTACCGGGGGTCACCCAATTGTTTTTGGCGAAAAAATTATTGATCCCAAACTTCCAACTGTCTTAACCTATGGGCATTATGATGTTCAGCCACCTGATCCGCTTGAATTGTGGACTAGTGGACCTTTTGAGCCGGTGGTAAAGGGTGGTAAAATTTATGCAAGGGGGGCGTGCGATGATAAAGGACAGGTTTTTATGCATGTAAAAGCCTTAGAGGCCATGGTTAAAACCAATACGCTTCCATGCAATGTGAAATTTATTATTGAAGGGGAAGAAGAGGTTGGTTCATCGAATCTAGGAGCCTTTCTCGAAGCAAATAAAGAAAAACTTAAGGCAGATATAGTTCTGGTGAGCGATACTTCCATGATCAGCATGGAAAATCCGTCCATAGAAACAGGTCTGAGAGGACTTGCCTACATGGAAGTTGAGGTGGTAGGTCCTAACAGGGATTTGCATTCAGGAGTGTATGGTGGTGCAGTGGCAAATCCAATAACCATACTGGCCAAGATGATTGCCTCCATGCATGACGAAAACAACCATATTACCATTCCGGGTTTTTATGATCAGGTGATGGAAATGACGCCTGCTGAAAGGGAAGAGTTGAATAAAGCTCCTTTTAGTCTGGAAGATTATAAATCGGATCTCAAAGTTGCTGAAGTGTGGGGCGAAAAAGGCTATACCACACTAGAACGTACGGGCATCCGTCCTACATTGGAGTTGAATGGAATTTGGGGTGGCTATATCGGAGAGGGTGCTAAAACTGTTTTACCTTCCAAGGCCAACGCAAAAATTTCCATGCGTCTGGTGCCGAATCAAAAGTCACATGACATTGCACAACTTTTTACCAAATACTTCGAATCAGTAGCTCCTCCTTTCGTAAAAGTAAAGGTGACAGAACACCATGGTGGAGAGCCGGTGGTAACCCCAACTGACAGTGAGGCCTACCGTGCTGCTGCATTGGCAATCGAGCAAAGTTTTGGAAAGAAGCCAATACCTACAAGAGGTGGAGGAAGTATCCCGATTATTGCTTTGTTCGAAAAAGTTTTAGGCTTGAAAACAGTACTGATGGGATTTGGACTGGATTCAGACAATATCCATTCACCAAATGAGCACTATGGTCTTGCTAACTTTTACAAGGGCATCGAAACCATCCCTATGTTTTTCAAAAATTATGCAGCTTTTAAACAATCATAG
- a CDS encoding FKBP-type peptidyl-prolyl cis-trans isomerase: protein MDSLSYSIGLLFGNSLKQQGIEKISAPDVVEALEEFMSGAKTKISMQEASEIYSQALSKMAEKANSGVKEEGEKFLAENGKRKGVTTTASGLQYEVIKMGEGPKPKATDKVNTHYHGTLINGKVFDSSVLRNEPISFPLNQVIKGWTEGLQLMPVGSKFKFFIPYSLAYGEKGAGADIKPFAALIFEVELLGIE, encoded by the coding sequence ATGGATTCTTTGAGTTACAGCATTGGTTTGTTATTTGGTAACAGTTTGAAACAACAAGGCATTGAAAAAATTTCTGCACCGGATGTGGTAGAAGCACTGGAGGAATTTATGTCCGGAGCTAAGACTAAAATCAGCATGCAAGAAGCTTCAGAAATTTACAGTCAGGCATTGTCAAAAATGGCAGAAAAAGCGAACAGCGGGGTCAAAGAGGAAGGTGAGAAATTTCTGGCAGAAAATGGTAAAAGAAAAGGTGTAACCACAACCGCAAGTGGCCTTCAATATGAGGTGATCAAAATGGGAGAAGGTCCTAAGCCAAAGGCTACAGATAAAGTGAATACACATTATCACGGAACGCTTATTAATGGAAAAGTATTTGACAGTTCGGTACTACGTAACGAACCCATTTCTTTTCCATTAAACCAGGTGATCAAAGGTTGGACTGAAGGACTACAATTGATGCCTGTGGGATCTAAATTCAAGTTTTTCATTCCCTATTCACTGGCCTACGGAGAAAAGGGAGCAGGTGCGGACATTAAGCCTTTTGCTGCTTTGATATTTGAAGTAGAATTATTGGGGATAGAATAA
- the trmD gene encoding tRNA (guanosine(37)-N1)-methyltransferase TrmD — MRIDIITVLPELLRSPFEHSILKRAKEKGLLEVHLHDLRAFGIGAYKQVDDYAFGGGAGMVMMIEPLVQCIELLKSQRPYDEIIYLTPDGETLHQKMANSISLKENLIIICGHYKGIDQRVRDHWVTREISIGDYVLSGGELAAAVLVDTLGRLIPGVLNDETSALTDSFQDDLLAPPVYTRPAEYMGYAVPEILMSGHEAKIQEWRHEQSLERTRIRRPDLLKDNDF, encoded by the coding sequence ATGAGAATTGACATCATTACAGTTCTGCCTGAATTGCTCAGGAGTCCTTTTGAACATTCTATTTTGAAGCGTGCAAAAGAGAAGGGTCTGCTTGAGGTACATCTGCATGATTTAAGAGCTTTCGGCATAGGAGCCTACAAGCAAGTAGATGATTATGCATTTGGAGGTGGAGCTGGCATGGTGATGATGATAGAGCCATTGGTGCAGTGCATCGAATTATTGAAGTCTCAACGTCCATATGACGAAATTATTTATTTGACACCCGATGGAGAGACCCTCCATCAAAAGATGGCCAATTCCATAAGCTTGAAGGAGAATTTAATTATTATCTGTGGGCATTACAAGGGAATTGATCAACGGGTAAGAGACCATTGGGTCACAAGAGAGATTTCAATCGGAGATTACGTACTCAGTGGCGGTGAATTGGCGGCAGCTGTTCTCGTTGATACGCTTGGAAGATTAATTCCCGGGGTGTTGAATGATGAAACTTCTGCATTGACCGATTCATTTCAGGATGATTTACTCGCACCACCTGTTTACACGCGACCTGCTGAATACATGGGTTATGCGGTACCGGAAATATTGATGAGTGGACATGAAGCAAAAATTCAGGAGTGGCGACATGAACAATCCCTGGAAAGAACACGCATCAGACGACCCGATCTCTTGAAAGATAATGATTTTTAA